In Nocardioides marinus, one DNA window encodes the following:
- a CDS encoding DUF1028 domain-containing protein: MTFSIVARSAGPDPETASWGVAVASKFLAVGSAVPAAVAQVGAIATQAHANVAYKGLALAHLDEGATAEVALQRLLEEDEGRDHRQVGIVDVEGNAASHTGSACLDWAGSVTGDGYAIQGNILTGEEVVSAMEAAFLASDPEAPLAQRLLAALEAGDRAGGDSRGRQSAAVLVVREGAGYGGMDDIEVDLRVDDHATPVEELQRLLGLNDLYLTASTEEEKVPMTPELREELEGIARAAGHRDLEGWVGAENYEMRVAEDLSWVDRRILAIARGEEAAQ; this comes from the coding sequence ATGACCTTCTCGATCGTCGCCAGGTCCGCCGGTCCCGATCCCGAGACCGCCTCGTGGGGGGTCGCGGTGGCCTCGAAGTTCCTCGCGGTCGGCAGCGCCGTCCCGGCGGCGGTCGCCCAGGTCGGCGCCATCGCCACACAGGCGCACGCCAACGTCGCCTACAAGGGCCTCGCCCTGGCCCACCTCGACGAGGGCGCCACGGCCGAGGTCGCCCTGCAGCGGCTGCTGGAGGAGGACGAGGGACGCGACCACCGCCAGGTCGGCATCGTCGACGTCGAGGGCAATGCGGCCAGCCACACGGGCAGCGCCTGCCTGGACTGGGCCGGCAGCGTCACCGGCGACGGGTACGCCATCCAGGGCAACATCCTCACCGGCGAGGAGGTCGTCTCGGCGATGGAGGCCGCGTTCCTCGCCAGCGACCCCGAGGCCCCGCTCGCCCAGCGGCTCCTCGCCGCCCTCGAGGCCGGCGACCGGGCCGGCGGGGACAGCCGCGGGCGCCAGTCGGCAGCCGTCCTCGTCGTACGCGAGGGCGCCGGGTACGGCGGCATGGACGACATCGAGGTCGACCTGCGGGTCGACGACCACGCCACGCCCGTGGAGGAGCTGCAGCGCCTGCTGGGGCTCAACGACCTCTACCTCACCGCCTCCACCGAGGAGGAGAAGGTCCCCATGACCCCCGAGCTGCGCGAGGAGCTCGAGGGCATCGCCCGAGCCGCCGGGCACCGCGACCTCGAGGGGTGGGTCGGCGCGGAGAACTACGAGATGCGGGTGGCCGAGGACCTCTCGTGGGTCGACCGACGCATCCTCGCGATCGCCCGCGGTGAGGAGGCGGCCCAGTGA
- the glpK gene encoding glycerol kinase GlpK: MSVLAIDAGTTGVTAVVVSATGDIVAKGYQEFAQHFPKPGWVEHAPEEIWQATLEATRDALKQVDASELRGIGITNQRETVLLWDRETLGSPRRAIVWQDRRTADICLRMREDGHEERITELTGLRLDPYFSGTKLRWLAEQEPRTWALVEEGRYAVGTVDSYLIARMTRGLHHVTDVSNASRTLLFDLTTGDWSEELCGLFGVPQDALPDLVPSWGDIAVTDPRSFLDLELPIAGIAGDQQSALFGQTCFDPGDAKCTYGTGSFILTNTGRELVRSDAGLLSTAAWRSPDGELTYALEGAIFVTGAAVQWLRDGLQIVGSAAETQAVASTVDSSDGVVFVPALTGLGAPHWDPHARGTILGLTRGTTRAHLVRATLEAIAFEVRDVIETMPARDTLKVDGGACANDLLCQLQADQLGVTVERPRLTETTALGAAFLAGLGTGVWDSTDQLRDTWQLDRAFTPAGDRAAADAAHRRWTEAVERSKGWAQL; encoded by the coding sequence GTGAGCGTCCTCGCCATCGACGCCGGCACCACCGGGGTCACCGCCGTCGTCGTGTCCGCCACAGGCGACATCGTCGCCAAGGGCTACCAGGAGTTCGCCCAGCACTTCCCGAAGCCCGGCTGGGTCGAGCACGCGCCCGAGGAGATCTGGCAGGCGACCCTTGAGGCGACCCGCGACGCCCTCAAGCAGGTCGACGCCTCCGAGCTGAGGGGCATCGGCATCACCAACCAGCGCGAGACCGTGCTGCTCTGGGACCGCGAGACCCTCGGCTCCCCGCGCCGGGCCATCGTCTGGCAGGACCGTCGCACCGCCGACATCTGCCTGCGCATGCGCGAGGACGGCCACGAGGAGCGCATCACCGAGCTCACCGGCCTGCGCCTGGACCCCTACTTCTCCGGCACCAAGCTGCGCTGGCTCGCCGAGCAGGAGCCGCGCACCTGGGCGCTGGTCGAGGAGGGCCGCTACGCCGTCGGCACGGTCGACTCCTACCTCATCGCCCGGATGACGCGCGGGCTCCACCACGTCACCGACGTGTCCAACGCCAGCCGCACGCTGCTCTTCGACCTGACCACGGGTGACTGGTCCGAGGAGCTGTGCGGTCTCTTCGGCGTACCCCAGGACGCGCTGCCGGACCTCGTCCCCAGCTGGGGAGACATCGCGGTCACCGACCCGCGTTCCTTCCTCGACCTCGAGCTGCCGATCGCGGGCATCGCCGGCGACCAGCAGTCCGCGCTCTTCGGTCAGACCTGCTTCGACCCCGGCGACGCCAAGTGCACCTACGGCACGGGGTCGTTCATCCTCACCAACACCGGTCGCGAGCTGGTGCGCTCCGACGCAGGTCTGCTCAGCACCGCCGCCTGGCGCTCCCCCGACGGCGAGCTGACCTACGCCCTCGAGGGGGCCATCTTCGTCACCGGCGCCGCCGTCCAGTGGCTGCGTGACGGCCTGCAGATCGTCGGCTCCGCCGCCGAGACCCAGGCGGTGGCCTCCACCGTGGACTCCTCCGACGGCGTCGTGTTCGTGCCGGCCCTCACCGGCCTCGGAGCCCCGCACTGGGACCCGCACGCCCGCGGCACCATCCTCGGCCTGACCCGCGGCACCACCCGGGCCCACCTCGTGCGCGCCACCCTCGAGGCGATCGCCTTCGAGGTCCGTGACGTCATCGAGACCATGCCCGCCCGCGACACCCTCAAGGTCGACGGTGGCGCCTGCGCCAACGACCTGCTCTGCCAGCTGCAGGCCGACCAGCTCGGCGTCACCGTGGAGCGGCCCCGTCTGACCGAGACCACCGCCCTGGGCGCGGCGTTCCTGGCGGGTCTCGGCACCGGGGTGTGGGACTCCACCGACCAGCTGCGCGACACCTGGCAGCTCGACCGGGCCTTCACCCCCGCTGGCGACCGCGCCGCCGCCGACGCCGCGCACCGCCGCTGGACCGAGGCCGTCGAGCGGTCGAAGGGCTGGGCGCAGCTCTGA
- a CDS encoding DUF1697 domain-containing protein codes for MHAVFYRSLNLGHRGSPTREQFERSLLEAGAQRVKSFQTNGTALIVADDPACVVSVAARTLTQCSGYADAALVKSVAALREVLDADHFTGHTDHRTYRETFTFFDGVRREPTWSLPWTNARDDVVVIHVASGVALGIIRKERGTAGSVSTEIEKETGGVATSRTKGTIERLLRAAESW; via the coding sequence ATGCACGCGGTCTTCTACCGGAGCCTGAACCTAGGACACCGTGGCTCACCCACCCGCGAACAGTTCGAGAGATCCTTGCTCGAGGCCGGTGCGCAGCGGGTGAAGTCATTCCAGACCAATGGCACCGCCTTGATCGTCGCGGACGACCCGGCGTGCGTTGTCAGTGTTGCGGCCAGAACGCTCACCCAGTGCTCGGGGTACGCCGACGCCGCGCTGGTAAAGAGTGTCGCGGCGCTGCGAGAGGTGCTGGATGCTGACCACTTCACTGGCCACACGGATCACCGGACGTACCGGGAGACCTTCACCTTTTTCGATGGGGTTCGTCGAGAACCCACCTGGTCTCTGCCCTGGACGAATGCGCGTGACGACGTCGTCGTGATTCACGTAGCCAGCGGGGTCGCTTTGGGAATCATCCGCAAGGAGAGGGGCACCGCGGGCAGCGTGAGTACAGAGATCGAGAAGGAGACCGGTGGTGTTGCCACCTCTCGAACCAAGGGAACCATCGAGCGCCTCCTCAGGGCAGCCGAGAGCTGGTGA
- a CDS encoding transposase translates to MRWTAVPRRRRRWWSSTPILARGASNGGFTLHDRGGPYGRTKGAKRIVAVDVTGLPVGALVVPASTHENRASELMLEQLTQQGVTARLELVLVDRGVTAAAARTLGRQHDLEVRRVGWEDKQPMFRPIWHAWRVVVAHGRLGRSRRLAKSFENTPTSATGWLQGACIATTLRHMSREQARRRPVAVPA, encoded by the coding sequence GTGAGATGGACGGCCGTCCCGAGGCGACGCCGTCGATGGTGGTCATCGACACCCATCCTCGCGCGCGGGGCGTCCAACGGCGGTTTCACGTTACACGACCGCGGCGGTCCGTACGGCCGTACCAAGGGTGCCAAGCGCATTGTCGCAGTCGACGTGACCGGCCTCCCGGTGGGCGCGCTTGTGGTGCCTGCCTCAACCCACGAAAACCGGGCCAGCGAGCTGATGCTGGAGCAGCTGACCCAGCAGGGAGTCACCGCGCGGCTCGAGCTGGTCCTGGTGGACCGTGGGGTCACCGCGGCCGCCGCGCGCACGCTCGGTCGGCAGCATGACCTCGAGGTGCGCCGGGTCGGATGGGAAGACAAGCAGCCAATGTTTCGCCCCATCTGGCACGCCTGGCGCGTCGTGGTCGCCCACGGCCGCCTCGGACGCTCCCGCCGCCTGGCGAAGTCATTCGAGAACACCCCCACCTCGGCGACCGGTTGGCTCCAGGGCGCGTGCATTGCCACGACGCTGCGCCACATGTCACGAGAACAAGCCCGCCGGCGTCCTGTCGCGGTCCCAGCTTGA
- a CDS encoding acyltransferase family protein, protein MAPSDPVRQRPALPSLTGLRFVAAAAVVLHHTVGWQTPVAGLGYLGVSFFFVLSGFVLTWAGSMRCGARSFWRHRFARIYPLHLVVLVLVLTLPASTPDDTGDVLQHLLLVQAWSPGAAISVNPVSWSLSAEAFFYLLFPLLLPVLDRMSTAGLVRASVLLWLIQAELAVLVLGTVPRGHFLTYDLPLFRLPEFVIGAAAALLMARGYSPLTTARRAWFTTAALGWAVLMGVQVSTTTGMPWSIAASLSLPSTVGAICWAAARDADGRSPRVLASAAAQRLGAWSFAVYLVHWPLLDLLARALGRAEVGGLDWWWTPIVLAASTALAAAAHHWIERPAGQWVRRAGRRHRTTSTAFVEPVSS, encoded by the coding sequence GTGGCTCCCTCCGACCCCGTCCGGCAGCGGCCCGCGCTGCCGTCGTTGACGGGCCTGCGGTTTGTCGCCGCCGCAGCCGTCGTCCTCCACCACACCGTGGGCTGGCAGACGCCCGTGGCGGGCCTGGGATACCTCGGGGTCTCCTTCTTCTTCGTGCTGTCCGGCTTCGTGCTCACCTGGGCAGGCTCGATGCGGTGCGGGGCACGCTCCTTCTGGCGTCACCGGTTCGCACGGATCTATCCCCTGCACCTGGTCGTGCTCGTCTTGGTGCTCACCCTTCCGGCAAGCACGCCTGACGACACCGGGGACGTCCTCCAGCACCTCCTGCTGGTCCAGGCCTGGAGTCCCGGCGCTGCCATCAGCGTGAACCCGGTCAGCTGGTCGCTGTCGGCCGAGGCATTCTTCTACCTGCTCTTCCCCCTCCTGCTCCCGGTCCTGGACCGGATGAGTACCGCGGGTCTCGTCCGGGCGAGCGTGCTTCTCTGGCTCATCCAGGCGGAGCTGGCAGTTCTCGTCCTCGGCACTGTCCCTCGGGGGCACTTCCTCACCTACGACCTCCCGCTGTTCCGGCTGCCCGAGTTCGTCATCGGGGCCGCCGCGGCGCTGCTCATGGCGCGGGGCTACTCGCCCTTGACCACCGCGCGCCGCGCCTGGTTCACAACGGCCGCCCTCGGGTGGGCGGTGCTGATGGGCGTCCAAGTCTCCACCACCACCGGGATGCCATGGTCCATCGCGGCAAGTCTCTCCCTGCCCTCGACGGTGGGCGCCATCTGCTGGGCTGCGGCGAGGGATGCGGACGGGAGGTCACCACGAGTGCTCGCCTCGGCCGCCGCCCAGCGGTTGGGGGCCTGGTCCTTCGCGGTGTACCTGGTCCACTGGCCGTTGCTCGACCTGCTGGCCCGTGCCCTGGGCCGCGCCGAGGTCGGCGGGCTGGACTGGTGGTGGACACCGATCGTCCTCGCCGCGAGCACCGCCCTGGCCGCCGCCGCACATCACTGGATCGAGCGGCCGGCAGGGCAGTGGGTACGACGCGCCGGCCGACGACACCGCACGACCTCGACCGCGTTCGTGGAGCCCGTCAGCTCGTGA
- a CDS encoding response regulator, which translates to MVVDDHPMWRDAVERDLADAGFDVVAVAADGDQAVARFPAARPQVVVLDLQIPGPNGVEVTETVLRHDPSARVLILSASGEQEDVLAAVKAGATGYLVKSASREQLIEAVRRTAAGDPVFTPGLAGLVLGEYRRLSDPVADDPDRPQLTDRETEVLRMVATGMSYKQIAERLVLSHRTVQNHVQNTLRKLQLHNRVELTRWAIEQGLDDPDD; encoded by the coding sequence ATGGTGGTCGACGACCACCCGATGTGGCGCGACGCCGTCGAGCGCGACCTGGCCGACGCCGGCTTCGACGTGGTGGCCGTGGCCGCCGACGGCGACCAGGCAGTGGCGAGGTTCCCGGCGGCGCGGCCGCAGGTGGTCGTGCTCGACCTGCAGATCCCGGGCCCGAACGGCGTCGAGGTCACCGAGACCGTGCTGCGCCACGACCCGTCGGCCCGGGTGCTCATCCTCTCGGCCAGCGGCGAGCAGGAGGACGTGCTGGCCGCGGTGAAGGCCGGTGCCACGGGCTACCTGGTGAAGTCGGCCTCGCGCGAGCAGCTGATCGAGGCCGTGCGGCGCACCGCCGCCGGCGACCCGGTCTTCACCCCGGGGTTGGCCGGGCTGGTGCTGGGGGAGTACCGCCGGCTCTCCGACCCCGTCGCCGACGACCCCGACCGGCCGCAGCTGACCGACCGGGAGACCGAGGTGCTGCGGATGGTCGCCACCGGGATGTCCTACAAGCAGATCGCCGAGCGGCTCGTCCTCTCCCACCGCACGGTGCAGAACCACGTGCAGAACACCCTGCGCAAGCTCCAGCTGCACAACCGGGTCGAGCTCACCCGGTGGGCGATCGAGCAGGGCCTCGATGACCCCGACGACTGA
- a CDS encoding flavin reductase, whose translation MTIHDTHPFADPHPDPVRRFRGRLGGAVTLWTAGSGSAGSDRAGLTVSSLVVALGEPSHVIGLLDPDADLTETLRETGRAVVQVLAWSDRGLAEAFAGTAPAPGGPFRVADFEDTAWGPRLVSAGTWAGVELVDEREVGWSAEVTCRIGHLEIADDPVSGALGHRRGRWLPLVPPGHPLGSDA comes from the coding sequence GTGACCATCCACGACACCCACCCCTTCGCCGACCCCCACCCCGACCCGGTACGCCGGTTCCGTGGTCGGCTCGGCGGGGCGGTCACCCTGTGGACGGCCGGCTCCGGGTCGGCGGGCTCCGACCGGGCCGGGCTGACCGTGTCCTCGCTCGTCGTGGCCCTGGGCGAGCCGTCCCACGTGATCGGCCTGCTGGACCCGGACGCCGACCTGACCGAGACCCTGCGGGAGACCGGGCGCGCGGTCGTGCAGGTGCTGGCCTGGAGCGACCGGGGCCTGGCCGAGGCCTTCGCGGGGACGGCGCCCGCCCCGGGCGGGCCGTTCCGGGTGGCCGACTTCGAGGACACCGCCTGGGGCCCGCGACTGGTGTCGGCCGGCACCTGGGCCGGCGTGGAGCTGGTCGACGAGCGCGAGGTCGGCTGGTCCGCGGAGGTCACCTGCCGCATCGGCCACCTCGAGATCGCCGACGACCCGGTCTCCGGTGCCCTGGGCCACCGGCGGGGCCGGTGGCTGCCGCTGGTGCCGCCGGGGCATCCTCTAGGGTCCGACGCGTGA
- the macS gene encoding MacS family sensor histidine kinase: protein MPPATGADPAARVVEDRLFRALAVLRLVLVANTLGVGLYTAEEMVRPLLGGLVVAGVVLWSLLVTWAYADVSRRTWRLLAVDLAVALAALALTPVVKPDGFDATLAGYWVMSPMLAWAARAGWRGGLVAGLLVGGTDLLIRDQVTQGTYGNIFLLVVGGPVVGYLVESLQRAAVERDRAEREAAAAAERARLARAVHDGVLQVLSLVQRRGAELGGEAAALGRAAGEQEEALRALIRAQDRVSARAPASRVDLAAALADLESMSVVVSLPGHPVELDSDRATEVVAAVRACLDNVSRHAGPAATAWVLLESLPDEVSVAVRDDGPGIPEGRLAEAYAAGRLGVSGSVVGRLQDLGGRADVATGSWGTEWTLTLPREAP, encoded by the coding sequence GTGCCCCCCGCGACGGGGGCGGACCCGGCAGCCCGCGTCGTGGAGGACCGGCTCTTCCGGGCGCTGGCGGTGCTGCGGCTGGTGCTGGTCGCCAACACCCTCGGTGTCGGGCTCTACACCGCCGAGGAGATGGTCCGCCCGCTGCTGGGCGGGCTGGTCGTCGCCGGGGTCGTGCTCTGGTCGCTGCTGGTCACCTGGGCCTACGCCGACGTCTCCCGCCGCACCTGGCGGCTGCTCGCGGTCGACCTGGCGGTGGCCCTGGCGGCGCTGGCCCTCACCCCGGTGGTCAAGCCGGACGGCTTCGACGCGACGTTGGCCGGCTACTGGGTGATGTCACCGATGCTGGCCTGGGCCGCGCGGGCCGGCTGGCGCGGCGGACTGGTCGCGGGACTGCTGGTCGGGGGCACCGACCTGCTGATCCGTGACCAGGTCACCCAGGGCACCTACGGCAACATCTTCCTGCTCGTCGTCGGCGGACCCGTGGTCGGCTACCTCGTGGAGTCGCTGCAGCGGGCCGCTGTGGAGCGCGATCGCGCCGAGCGGGAGGCGGCCGCGGCGGCGGAGCGCGCGCGGCTGGCCCGTGCCGTGCACGACGGGGTGCTGCAGGTGCTCTCCCTCGTGCAGCGCCGCGGCGCCGAGCTCGGGGGCGAGGCGGCCGCACTCGGCCGGGCCGCCGGTGAGCAGGAGGAGGCGCTGCGGGCCCTGATCCGTGCCCAGGACCGGGTCTCCGCACGGGCCCCTGCGTCCCGCGTGGACCTCGCCGCCGCGCTGGCCGACCTGGAGTCCATGAGCGTGGTGGTCTCGCTGCCCGGGCACCCCGTCGAGCTGGACTCCGACCGGGCCACCGAGGTCGTCGCCGCGGTCCGCGCCTGCCTCGACAACGTCTCGCGGCACGCCGGCCCCGCGGCCACGGCCTGGGTGCTGCTGGAGTCCTTGCCCGACGAGGTGTCGGTCGCCGTGCGCGACGACGGTCCCGGCATCCCCGAGGGCCGGCTCGCGGAGGCGTACGCCGCGGGGCGGCTCGGTGTGTCCGGGTCGGTGGTCGGCCGGCTGCAGGACCTCGGTGGCCGGGCCGACGTGGCCACCGGATCGTGGGGCACCGAGTGGACCCTGACCCTGCCGAGGGAGGCACCGTGA
- a CDS encoding 1-acyl-sn-glycerol-3-phosphate acyltransferase, translating to MFYWFLKWIALGPLLRVVFRPQTEGAEHVPAEGPAILASNHLSYADWLFMPLTLPRRVTFVAKAEYFTGKGLKGWLQKTFFSGSGQVPIDRAGADAAAGALLSAKRVLGEGGLFGIYPEGTRSHDGKLYRGKTGVARLALETGVPVIPVAVVGTDVVAPPGKKFGSFTRPVVRFGKPLDFSRYEGLENDRYILRSITDEIMYEIMRLSGQEYVDMYATRAKELSKSEAAQAAATDEERKAS from the coding sequence GTGTTCTACTGGTTCCTGAAGTGGATCGCCCTCGGGCCGCTCCTGCGTGTCGTCTTCCGTCCGCAGACGGAGGGCGCCGAGCACGTGCCCGCCGAGGGTCCGGCGATCCTCGCGAGCAACCACCTGTCCTACGCCGACTGGTTGTTCATGCCGCTCACCCTGCCCCGCCGGGTCACCTTCGTCGCCAAGGCGGAGTACTTCACCGGCAAGGGGCTGAAGGGCTGGCTCCAGAAGACCTTCTTCTCCGGCTCCGGACAGGTCCCGATCGACCGCGCGGGCGCCGACGCCGCGGCCGGGGCCCTGCTCTCGGCCAAGCGCGTCCTCGGCGAGGGTGGGCTGTTCGGGATCTACCCCGAGGGCACGCGCAGCCACGACGGCAAGCTCTACCGCGGCAAGACCGGCGTCGCCCGGCTCGCGCTCGAGACCGGCGTGCCGGTCATCCCCGTCGCCGTCGTGGGGACCGACGTGGTGGCGCCCCCGGGCAAGAAGTTCGGCTCGTTCACCCGGCCGGTGGTGCGCTTCGGCAAGCCGCTGGACTTCTCCCGCTACGAGGGCCTGGAGAACGACCGCTACATCCTGCGCTCGATCACCGACGAGATCATGTACGAGATCATGCGGCTCTCGGGCCAGGAGTACGTCGACATGTACGCCACCCGGGCCAAGGAGCTCTCCAAGAGCGAGGCCGCGCAGGCCGCGGCCACCGACGAGGAGCGGAAGGCGTCCTGA
- a CDS encoding alpha/beta hydrolase, with protein MTAAPLHPLASPFATDADPDATGGRRIGVLLSHGFTGQPASMKPWAEALAEKGYAVEVPRLPGHGTTWQDLNTRTWDDWYAELRAAHDRLAARTDVVVAAGLSMGGALVLRLAADTPSLAGVVVVNPAVATKRLDVKLLPVLKHLVPSFPGIANDIKKPGVEEHGYTRTPLKAAHSMMRAWKPLVADLPRITVPLLYLRSTVDHVVDEASEPLITRGVSGEVSVVRLSESYHVATLDNDLPTIVEESAAFVARVTS; from the coding sequence ATGACCGCCGCGCCCCTGCACCCCCTGGCCAGCCCGTTCGCGACCGACGCCGACCCCGACGCCACCGGCGGCCGCCGGATCGGGGTCCTGCTCAGCCACGGGTTCACCGGTCAGCCGGCGTCGATGAAGCCGTGGGCCGAGGCGCTGGCCGAGAAGGGGTACGCCGTCGAGGTGCCGCGCCTGCCCGGGCACGGCACCACGTGGCAGGACCTCAACACCCGCACCTGGGACGACTGGTACGCCGAGCTGCGGGCCGCCCACGACCGGCTCGCGGCCCGCACCGACGTCGTCGTCGCGGCCGGGCTGTCGATGGGCGGTGCCCTGGTGCTGCGGCTGGCCGCCGACACCCCCTCGCTGGCCGGCGTGGTCGTGGTCAACCCGGCCGTGGCCACCAAGCGGCTGGACGTGAAGCTGCTGCCGGTGCTCAAGCACCTCGTCCCGTCCTTCCCCGGCATCGCCAACGACATCAAGAAGCCCGGTGTCGAGGAGCACGGCTACACCCGCACCCCGCTCAAGGCCGCGCACTCGATGATGCGGGCCTGGAAGCCGCTGGTCGCGGACCTGCCCCGCATCACGGTGCCGCTGCTCTACCTGCGCTCGACCGTGGACCACGTCGTCGACGAGGCGTCCGAGCCGCTGATCACCCGCGGGGTGTCGGGCGAGGTGAGCGTGGTGCGGCTGTCCGAGAGCTACCACGTCGCGACGCTCGACAACGACCTGCCGACGATCGTGGAGGAGTCGGCCGCTTTCGTCGCGAGGGTGACCTCGTAG
- a CDS encoding phosphatase PAP2 family protein — translation MSSIPRSRASPDEASLTSGSSCRACWKAVANSVAAMPSLHAGTAVLVSLVLASRATRWWGHLWHLYPLTMCIALVYFAEHYVVDLLAGALLAAGVHHVLGRWERRSA, via the coding sequence GTGTCCTCGATCCCTCGGTCTCGCGCATCACCGGACGAGGCATCTCTGACCTCGGGATCCAGCTGTCGCGCGTGCTGGAAGGCCGTCGCGAATTCCGTCGCTGCCATGCCGTCACTCCACGCAGGCACGGCGGTGCTTGTGAGTCTCGTGCTTGCTTCCCGCGCAACCCGCTGGTGGGGGCACCTCTGGCACCTGTACCCCTTGACCATGTGCATCGCACTGGTCTACTTCGCCGAGCACTATGTCGTCGACCTGCTGGCGGGAGCTCTCCTGGCTGCAGGGGTGCACCACGTGCTCGGGCGCTGGGAGCGACGCTCGGCCTAG
- a CDS encoding ROK family protein: MSVVIGVDVGGTKVVAAEVSPDGEVLGVARRLTPGRRVEVELVEDALTQAVEEVAAGRRVAGVGLAAAGFVDAAGERVMFAPHLPWHGQSVRARLAERWQVPVFLDNDANCAARAETAYGAAVGARDALVVTLGTGIGGAVVLGRQLHRGRNGMAGEFGHMQVVPDGRDCECGGRGCWEQYSSGNALVRLARAALDAPGAGGVLLDLAEGDPSLVDGPMVTQAASEGDQVALQAFASVGTWLGTGLANLVAAFDPEVVVVGGGVSAAGDLLLEPARHELARSLVGAADRVVPPVIRAAHGPEAGAVGAASMVRDGLGRGARPRRTRARRPRRTR, from the coding sequence ATGTCGGTCGTCATCGGCGTCGACGTCGGCGGCACGAAGGTCGTGGCCGCCGAGGTGTCACCGGACGGCGAGGTCCTGGGCGTCGCGCGCCGGCTGACCCCGGGCCGCCGGGTCGAGGTGGAGCTCGTGGAGGACGCGCTGACCCAGGCGGTCGAGGAGGTGGCGGCCGGCCGCCGGGTCGCCGGGGTGGGCCTGGCAGCCGCGGGCTTCGTCGACGCCGCGGGGGAGCGGGTGATGTTCGCCCCGCACCTGCCCTGGCACGGCCAGTCGGTCAGGGCCCGGCTGGCCGAGCGCTGGCAGGTGCCGGTCTTCTTGGACAACGACGCGAACTGCGCGGCCCGCGCGGAGACGGCGTACGGCGCGGCGGTCGGCGCCCGCGACGCGCTGGTCGTCACGCTCGGGACCGGCATCGGCGGTGCCGTGGTGCTGGGCCGCCAGCTGCATCGGGGGCGCAACGGCATGGCGGGCGAGTTTGGGCACATGCAGGTGGTGCCGGACGGCCGCGACTGCGAGTGCGGGGGTCGCGGCTGCTGGGAGCAGTACTCCTCCGGCAACGCACTGGTCCGGCTGGCGCGCGCCGCGCTCGACGCGCCGGGGGCCGGCGGCGTGCTGCTCGACCTCGCCGAGGGGGACCCGTCGCTCGTCGACGGGCCGATGGTGACCCAGGCCGCCTCGGAGGGCGACCAGGTCGCCCTGCAGGCCTTCGCCTCCGTCGGCACCTGGCTCGGCACCGGCCTCGCGAACCTGGTGGCCGCCTTCGACCCCGAGGTCGTCGTGGTCGGCGGGGGAGTCTCGGCTGCCGGGGACCTGCTCCTGGAGCCAGCGCGCCACGAGCTGGCCCGCTCGTTGGTCGGTGCGGCCGACCGGGTCGTCCCGCCCGTCATCCGGGCGGCGCACGGTCCCGAGGCGGGCGCCGTCGGCGCGGCCAGCATGGTCCGCGACGGGCTCGGTCGGGGCGCCCGACCGCGTCGCACCCGCGCGCGACGACCGCGGCGTACCCGCTAG
- a CDS encoding ROK family glucokinase — MSLTCGIDIGGTKILGGVVDEDGAILAELRVESPATDEEAIERAVCDLVRRLAAEHDVSAVGVGAAGYVDKSRSTVMFAPNIAWRDVDLRAELERDLGLPVVIENDANVAAWGEFRFGAGADVDDLLLVTVGTGVGGGLVLDGALYRGAFGVGAEIGHMRVVPGGVLCGCGNHGCWEQYASGSAMVREARSEARGGSLLARRLLDLAGGDADRITGPLITEAARAGDPFSVEQLATLGHWLGEGIASLAAILDPAVCVIGGGVSEAGDLLLQPVRQAFSAQLTGRGHRPSLEIRKARLGNRAGLIGAADLARH; from the coding sequence GTGAGCCTGACCTGCGGCATCGACATCGGCGGCACCAAGATTCTCGGCGGTGTCGTGGACGAGGACGGCGCGATCCTGGCCGAGCTCCGGGTGGAGTCACCGGCCACCGACGAGGAGGCCATCGAGCGCGCCGTGTGCGACCTCGTGCGACGTCTGGCCGCCGAGCACGACGTGAGCGCCGTCGGTGTCGGGGCGGCGGGGTACGTCGACAAGAGCCGCTCCACCGTGATGTTCGCGCCCAACATCGCCTGGCGCGACGTGGACCTGCGCGCGGAGCTTGAGCGCGACCTCGGGCTGCCGGTGGTGATCGAGAACGACGCCAACGTGGCGGCGTGGGGTGAGTTCCGCTTCGGTGCGGGTGCCGACGTCGACGACCTGCTGCTGGTCACGGTGGGTACCGGGGTCGGCGGCGGTCTCGTCCTGGACGGCGCGCTCTACCGCGGCGCCTTCGGGGTCGGTGCCGAGATCGGCCACATGCGCGTCGTGCCCGGTGGGGTGCTCTGCGGCTGCGGCAACCACGGCTGCTGGGAGCAGTACGCCTCCGGCTCCGCCATGGTGCGCGAGGCCCGGAGCGAGGCGCGCGGCGGCTCCCTGCTCGCCCGCCGGCTGCTCGACCTCGCCGGCGGCGACGCCGACCGGATCACCGGCCCGCTCATCACCGAGGCGGCTCGGGCCGGCGACCCCTTCTCCGTCGAGCAGCTCGCGACGCTCGGGCACTGGTTGGGCGAGGGCATCGCCTCGCTGGCCGCCATCCTCGACCCGGCCGTCTGCGTCATCGGCGGCGGTGTCAGCGAGGCGGGGGACCTGCTGCTGCAACCGGTCCGCCAGGCGTTCTCGGCCCAGCTGACCGGCCGTGGGCACCGCCCCAGCCTGGAGATCCGCAAGGCGCGCCTGGGCAACCGGGCCGGCCTCATCGGCGCCGCCGACCTGGCCCGGCACTGA